In Carassius gibelio isolate Cgi1373 ecotype wild population from Czech Republic chromosome A10, carGib1.2-hapl.c, whole genome shotgun sequence, the DNA window taaattatgtcattaataattcatcctcatgtcgttccaaaccagtgagacctccatttatcttcggaacacagtttaagatattttatatttagtctgagagctctcagtccctccattgaaactgtgtgtacggtatactgtccatgtccagaaaggtaagaaaaacataatcaaagtagtccatgtgacatcagagggtcagttagaatattttgaagcatcaaaaatacattttggtccaaaaatagcaaaaattacgactttatttagcattgtcttctcttctgtgtcttttgtgagagagttcaaaactaagcagtttgtcatatctggttcgcgaatgaatcattcaatgtaaccggatctttttgaaccagttcaccaaatcgatctgaatcgttttaaactgttcgcgtctccaatacgcattaatccacaaatgacttaagctgttaacttttttaatgtggctgacactccctctgagttcaaacaaaccaataccaATTAATACAGCACAAAAATGCCAACAatccacagttttttaaaatgcCGAAAAACTCTTAAACAATTCCCAATAACAAACCAAACTGCTGTTTGCTAGTGCTAGCACACTGATGAATCAAATACCAAGTTAAAATACACTCCACCTTCATATTAAACAGGCGCTAgcgcaaatatatcaaacatacaaatgtattttcctaGAAGCTGGACCTCCCACGCTATAACAAAAATCTTGGACGAGCGCCCAATTGTTACATCTAAATGCCAAAGGTGATAAATGAACAGCAATAAAGATACAAACAATTAACAAAGTGCAGGTCAAGGTTTGGAGCACAACTGCAGGGTAAGGACAAGAGCTCCCCTTCCAACAAAGGCCAAACACCTTAACTAGAGTCCCAAATTGGTGACAGGTTTACTGTAGATCCTTATCTGGTAACCtataaaagagaagaaaactAGAACAGAAAAGAAACCCAAAACAAAACCGTAACATGGggaaagaaaacagacaaaaagaaaacaattctgTTTGttcatctgcttttttttttcaaatccgaTGGAATAACTGGAAGATAACGAATCAAACATATTTatgccattatttatttttagtaataggattatatatatatatatatgcctgtaTATTACTTTACTTTGTAAATTAATCACAACTTTTTAAATTGGGACTTGTGGTTGATATTAATATTTCAGACAATAATATTAGTCTCTTGTTATCATGGGTAAACACATTATCTTAACTTTAAAAAGCTTTTAGAGAAATGTTTTTGCTATCTTGTATATTTTTTCTCAATCATAGTTTGTAAAGATTTACTCCTACCTTTTTTCCCCCCTGAAGTCTGTAGGGAGAAGGGCTGATCCATGAACTGAAGTCCCAAGTGCAGGAGAACGATCCaatataaatatgttaaatatagtTGGCAGAATAATGATTGTGTGGCTGTATTGGAGAAGGTAGAGTATAAACCATGTGTTTCTGCTGTTTGTATCTATTGATTTAACTGTAGTGACTCAATTGTTGTACTATTATTTTAGCATCTATCATATTAGAGCAGGGCATTCACTGTGACTAGAAATGAAATCATTATTTGAATATTCTCTTTTATTGAGTGTATTTCTATAACAGTTCTTTATCACAGGTGATACAAAAAATCCCGACAGCAGTTATCATGAGCTCCATGCAGTCAAACTCCTCTGCAAATGTGTCTTTTGTTCGTCCTGCAAATTTTTTCTTAAATGGCTTTGTTAATATTCCACTTGCAAAATACTACTATGTGTTCTTGTCTTTAGTGTATGTTGTGACTGTTTTAGGGAATTCATTTATCATGTGTATCATTTATTTGGCCCGCAGACTTCACACAGCCAAATACATTGCTGTTTTCCATCTGGCTTTTTCTGATCTGTGTGGAAGCTCAGCTTTGATTCCAAAAATCAtagatgtgtttttatttgaGCACCAGGAAATTTTATATGAAGCATGTTTGGCAAATATGTTTTTTGTACTTCATTTCATGAATCTGCAGTCTTTGACACTAATTGTCTTGGCTTATGACAGACTAGTTGCTATTTGTTTTCCTCTACGATATCATGCCATTGTAACCAAACCAGCCATGTTTCTGATCATAGGGGTGATGTGGAGTTTTTCTGTGACCTTTTTTTCTGTACTTGCAAATTTGGTCAATAGAATCTCTTTTTGTAGATCTAATGTAATTGATACTTATTACTGTGATTTTGCCCCTATCTATAGACTAGCCTGTAATGATAATTTTGTGCATATTGTGATGGGGAAACTTTGCTTTGGTCTTCTGATTTGCATACCTCCAATACTGATCTTCATTTCATATTTCTGCATTGCTCTGGCTCTGCTTAAGATTGCTCATGGTGTTGATCGGATCAAAGCTATAAAAACATGCACCTCACATCTCATATTGGTGGCAAttttttatctgccaattttAAGTAATAACATTGCCTCTGCCACAACACCTATCCATCCAAATACTCGGATAATTAACAATTCTCTGACCCAGATAATTCCACCTATGCTGAATCCCATCATATACACTCTAAAGACAGAGGAGGTCATGCAGTCCATAAAAGAACTGTACAAACGCAGTCAGGTGAATACAATTGGTGAAAAATCTATGAAATTCAATGTGAAAAATTTTAAGTGATCTAAAATGACTTATTTACAAAGTTGTTAATActatatttaacttattttacagTTGGATTGCTTTCATTGTCTGTTTGAATGAGACTTTGTCCATCTTTTATCTTGTATAAAACAGACATGCTGGTATAAAAATCctttgttacagtttttttttcgtGAATGTCAAAAGGTTTTCAAAATACTTATTTGTCTTTGTCCATTTTTTTAActtagaatttatttattcccACCATTCTGTAATATGACATATTAGCAGGTACGTCTTTCTTTTGCAgggttattcttttttttcttgagtgATTCCAGACCATGTAATGCAGGCATGTGCTTCAGTGAACTTAATCCTTATATggcatttaaacataaatgttcaACTCTGAAAGATGAATCCTGTATCTTCTGTTCAATCCATAACTGTTTTTACAAAAAAGAATAAAGCagaaaaaacacaacttgacaaACCATTGTTTTGCGATAGTAATACTGATTTTGTAACTTTTGAAACAGAAGAGGTCATGCAGTCCATAAAAGAACTGTACAAACGCAATAAGGCGTGTGTTACACAGTGAGTTATTCCCACCATTCTGTGCCATTTGAAACATTTTGGGGCATTCTATGAGGATCTAAATTTGTTCAACTTTAAACTTTTAAgtgtttattcaataaaatgaatgcagtcagaatgacaaaaaataaacaatttaaacaagCCTAGTACACAAGTGCTCAGCAACACATTTTTGTTTGATCTGCACAATAAACAATGGGATATCTtacatataaaaaacattaaatgttccctactaGCATTTGTAAAAGTACAGAAAATTCATCTTAGATCCTTTGTACTATCAACATGAATGAAATggcaatattttaatgtttgtcaTATCACACTTCCCTctcatttcattcaaataaataaataaacaaaaacgtaGTTCTCTTCTTTGCATTTCTCTTCTGCTTAGCTATGTCTCCTAATCTAATAAACTTGAAATTATATCCTGCAAATTGTCACGAATCATGTCCATGGATTTTACCGCTTACCACCAGAGGTTGCGCTCCTATTATATTGACTTTCACCTTACACAGAGTGTTGCATGTCActctggactacatttcccatccttcactgctctgattgcacaCACCTGTAaccagtctcacacacacacagatccttCTCAAACTGCTGAGTATTGTTTGGACATATCGCTAGTCTAGTAATGTTACAGAGTTAATAGTCTTTGTCTGTTTAGCCTGTTTAATCTAGATGTAGTTTTGGATATCTTGCCTGTCTTTGGATTGCCCTTCTCTTCTTGCCCTGTTTGGATACTGTTTACACCTCACCTGGACCATTGCTTGTGTTTCTTGTTTGGACATTGTTCGTCGGAGATTGACCATGCCCGTTTACTGGACTACTCTTGTGTCTTGCCCTCAATATACCTCTTTGCCattgtttgacccatgcctgttatgaCCACGTCTATTTATAAAAGCATGCAAATGGATTAACTTGCTTCACGTCTTGTTCGCCCTGtaacataaataggcctactgtgtGCTGTGATGAATTGCTTAAGCTTGGAAGTAGGGGTGCGCGATAAAAATCGTCAGTttacaacggctctgtgtagtaatagctgctctatgtgaaatcgcacacctgatggaatttcccgctgattagataacccgctttactgatgagatgcacattaattatcGGACGATATTTATCGCGCACCCCTACTTGTAAGTCACTTCGGATAAAAGCGCTGTTAATGCCTGGGTCACAATAGACgattaaattaaaaattgaacCGATTTTAAAACCATAGGAGACCACAGATATAAGAATAGTTTCAACcaatttttaacattataattctCCAAATGCACACACTAGACTAGACAATTCCGCCAGACAGACAGACGTGTGATCTGACAATTGTAGTAGCGATTTCACAGTGTCAATTCCACAAACACAACATGTCACATAAACTTGCATGATCAAACGAAAAACAAATATGGATGATGATCGATGTCGTCGACTGGCTCTTGTGGCATGCACAACAAGAAAATTACCATACAGAACTTCAGTATTATTTCGGTGTAGTATTGTTACACCATCAAAACTTAAAAAATCGGATGCTTTGTGGACAGCATCACTTTTGATTATAAACAGAAGAATGCACAAAGGGTCAACTTCATAAACTTATTATTTTGGAGTATAGTAATTTCAAAAGTCATCTCTCTTTAtactttttgtaatgtatttatcATTATGTTTGTACAGTATTCCtatttagcaatacatttatgATGTCACATGCTAAATTTGCTCCTACCCATTTTTTTTCAACTCTGCAGGGAGAAGGGATGATCTGTGGACTAAAGTCCAAAGCTCAAGAGAATGATCTACTATAAATTTGTCTGATGGCTGGTAAATTAATGAGATGGTGGCAGCTTTGGAGAAGGTAGAATATAAACCACGCGTTTTCTCTGTTTCTTACTACTGATTATACTGCAAattaatgaaatcattttaatatgaatattctTTTATTTGAAGTATTTCTATAACTGTTCATCGCAGGTGAAACAAAAGCCAGACAACAGGTATCATGAGCTCCACGCAGTCAAACTCCTCTGCAAATGTGACCTTTGCTCGTCCTGCAACATTTTTCATAAATGGCTTTTTTAATATCCCACATGCAAAATATTACTATGTGTTCTTGTCTTTAGTGTATGTTGTGACTGTTTTAGGGAATTTATTTATCATGTGTATCATTTATTTGGCCCGCAGACTTCACACAGCCAAATACATTGCTGTTTTCCATCTGGCCTTTTCTGATCTGTGTGGAAGCTCAGCTTTGATTCCAAAACTCATAGACATGTTTTTATTCGAGCACCAGGACATTTCATATGATGCATGTTTGGCaaatatgttttttgtatttcatttcatgAATCTGCAGTCTTTGACACTACTTGTTTTGGCTTATGACAGACTGGTTGCTATTTGTTTTCCTCTACAGTATCATGTCATTGTAACCAAACCAGCAATGTTTCTGATCATAGGGGTGATGTGGATTTTTTCTGTCACTTTTATTTCTTCAATGGTGAGTTTAATCACAAGACTCTCTATTTGTAGATCTAATGTAGTCAATAGTTATTTTTGTGACCATGGCCCTATTTATAGACTAGCTTGTAATGATAATAGCATAAATATTACCATGGCAAATATTTGCTTTGGTCTCCTGGTTTGTATGCCACTGATACTGATAATCATTTCATATTTCTGCATTGCTTTAGTTCTGCTTAAAATTGCTCAGGGTGCTGACCGGATCAAAGCAATGAAAACCTGCACGTCACATTTCATGTTGGTGGCAATTTTTTATGTGCCGCTTTTAGGTATTAATATTGCAGCTTTAGCAACATTTATCCATCCAAATGCGCGGATAATTAACAATTCCCTGACACAGACAATACCACCAATGCTGAATCCCATCATATACACTCTAAAGACAGAAGAGGTCATGCAGTCCATAAAAGATCTGTACAAACGCAAAAAGGTGAACACTAGGCTACTACAGAACAAAAGGGTAAATACAAAGGGTTAATAAAACAGTTTGAttttattgaactgttttaaGGAATCTGTAATTTTGTTTACTATGACTATCCAGTTGGTTATACAGTCTGTTAAGAGCATTAAACAAATAGTTAATTTGACAGAACTGACTGACCTGTGTGTTCAGATGTTGTCGAAAATAATCTCAGCCTTCTCACGTGCGATTAAAGAAATCACTCAAAATATTTATAAGGTCACAGAATTTAGAATTTGCATTGTAATGCAGTTGCAATGTATTGTAATGAATGGCCAATTATGAATTGAACTAAAGGAATAAATGTACTTAACTTTGTTAAATGAGTGAAATGTTTGTTTGAAGTGCAACAAGGCTTTCCATGTGTGCTGATGTGATTTTGTGTACATAAGGATTgttcacacacaaataaatattatttactaaTGTTCATATTGTGCCAAAGCCATTTGACTTAACAAAAAGTCATATTAACATGGCCATTAattttcaacaaaacaaaaaattaaaatgaagtgaatgGTGTTCAATGGAAAAAAGGCATTCATACAATGTACAaataacatgaaggtgagtaaaaggCGATTGTATATTAGTCTCACATCTCTCGGTAAAAAGATATGAACCTCATAAATTGTGTATACATTTATTAACAACGTGTAAATATGCTTATAGCAAATGAAGGAAGTTTACAAATCACTTGTGAGACCCACAATGCCAAAGAGCTCAGACAACAGTATAGTATGTTAAGCAAAATTAACAGAAACTTCTACAGAAACTATTAAAAAGGACACTGAGAATAAAAGAAGCACTTTGATTAGGGGGAAAACAAATTCTGATTCTAGTCTGCCCTCTAGTGGCAAAAGCAAGTGTTGtgctggggtgcgtttcccaaaaccatggttgctaacctgttagcaacttagttggttggcaatgggaaattgcatcgCAACCAAcacatacctgtcaagtatcccgttttggccgggaaagtcacgtattttacccttctttcccgccgtcctcccgtattagtattttcccgtaaatctcccgtatttttttttttttacctgcgttattaataaaataataataaaaaaaacattcccaatctgagctctgtcactagtctcgcgattactcccacctgtagtagcctgtcgcgaggggtgtgtgaggtcagatgacatgagttataacgtgggaaaaacaacaacaacaaaagaaaaaacagagacggatgatggatgctacaatagagagtgaaggcacacctgccaaaaaaccaaaacccatgtgtaaataccgtgataaatgggacagcgaatttactttttttaaagaatgcaaagtctgcaacaaattggtacaacaactcactaaaagagtaaaagaaaagttatgtgaaatgaaaagaaaaactgttaaagaaaagcaatatgaaatgaaaagaatgtgtggaattaaaataaaatgtaaatgtaaagacatcaatgttaaattaacagaaaatatgcaaataagcctttaaataaatgctcttcatatatacccttttgtgttttaatttgggctataacacctgtcttaaaatgtaagggatactggagctttgttggggtggtgggactgctcgcaatgggcgctggaaaatttcccttattttcaaatccaaaacttgacaggtatgaaCCAACAAAGTTggttagttagcaactatggttttgggaaacgcacaccTTGATGATGGGTTAAGCCTATTGTGACTTGCTGTATTTTGCCAATAGATTTAATGTGCCAACCATAttatacaatacatatttttaattgcTGTAAAGGTAGAAGGACACTCAATTGTGTAGTTACAGTCATCAATTAAGTCTCGCTTCTTACATTTTTCTAACATATAATAACGAAGGCATTGCAACTAGGCCTTTCAAGATTAAGAAATGATAGAAAGTATCTTAAAGTATCTTAAATAAGTCTAATACCTTATGCATACTCATTGGTTGATGAAGGCAAAACATAACAGGCAAACTTTTTTATGCATtggttaattttgatattttgagctgTTTGGCTTTTAATAACATGTTGCAGACTAGAGGAAATATTCAAAACTACATGTCGagatatatatatcttaatatatttatttcagtatatTCTGTTAAAGGCTTCATTGGATACTTCATGCACTTTTAACCTTGGTGCATGCAGATAACACTAACAACAGAacatttaatacataaaataaaataaagtacaactatacaaataggtaaggtaaaaagaaagataagtaaagcaacacaaggcacatggcagacaGTGTGCAAACCACTGAAGTAAACAGTGCAGATATAATgattgtagtgcaaaagagcttattcagtctgattaaaatgtaaaaaatcttcagagagcagttctttatttaaactgacagcAGAGGTTGAATAAGCTCAGCAACtgttgaatgaggtagtgagcagaccagtgCTGTACAAAGTGTCTGGTGCAGGTTCCAGTGTGTTAgcttgtgtgtgcttgtgtgtgtgtgtgtggggggggggtgtttatGGTTTTGGGGACTGAGCAGCAGAGTTCAGTGTTGACTGGGGaaaaatatggggggggggggggtgctctacaggtgagacgggttccataaatgttcCAAAAAAGGGTAGACTAACACTaacgatcttctcagctgctctcactatgcattgAAGAGTCTTCTGGCAGGAtgtgttgcaggcgccataccacacagtgatgcagctagtcaggatgcctgtgtagaaggtgcacatgatgggggcCAGGGTCCTCTGGCTCTTAATTGagcagaggaagtagagacgctgctttgctttcttggccagtgctgcggtgttgtcGGTCCAGATGTCCTCTAAAATggacccaggaacttggtgctgcttaCTCTCTCCAGAGTCGCAACTTTGATGGTCAGAGGAGCATGCTGAGTGTGCACTCACCTGAAGTCAGCAACAATCTCTTTCATCTTCTTCACATTCaaagagagattgttgtcacttcACCACCTCGCTCCTGTACTTTGTCTCATGTCTGTTTCTAATAAGACCCACCACAGTCCtgtcatccacaaacttaataaagaggttagAGTTGTGTGATGGTATGCAGTCATGGGTCAACAgagtgaaggggggggggggggggggcttaacacacatccttggggggctcCAGTTGTTTAGTGTGATGGTGCTTGGATGTGTTACTGCTGACCCCTAGTGCCtaaggtcttccagtcagaaagtcacGTGTTTTCTCTCATGCACTAAGTTTAACAGGGCTGACGAGTCATGAGACATGCGgatccatgtgcaagcttttattacaCAGAGACGTTGTAgtaacaggcatgggtcaaacactggcaaacatTTATATAGTGGGCAAGACAAAGAACATTCCTAGGGCAAGAGTGGATCTTCGATGAgcgaacaatatccagagggctaagcaagaggggtaatccagAGTCAGAACACGAGAAACAGGGTAAGGCAGGAAAAAGACTAAGCTACGAAAACTATAAACTGAAAtaagactatgaaaactataaactgaaacagaattatgaaaactataaactgaaacagaattatgaaaactataaactgaaacaagactat includes these proteins:
- the LOC128021027 gene encoding olfactory receptor 1468-like; this translates as MSSTQSNSSANVTFARPATFFINGFFNIPHAKYYYVFLSLVYVVTVLGNLFIMCIIYLARRLHTAKYIAVFHLAFSDLCGSSALIPKLIDMFLFEHQDISYDACLANMFFVFHFMNLQSLTLLVLAYDRLVAICFPLQYHVIVTKPAMFLIIGVMWIFSVTFISSMVSLITRLSICRSNVVNSYFCDHGPIYRLACNDNSINITMANICFGLLVCMPLILIIISYFCIALVLLKIAQGADRIKAMKTCTSHFMLVAIFYVPLLGINIAALATFIHPNARIINNSLTQTIPPMLNPIIYTLKTEEVMQSIKDLYKRKKVNTRLLQNKRVNTKG
- the LOC128020638 gene encoding olfactory receptor 1468-like, which translates into the protein MSSMQSNSSANVSFVRPANFFLNGFVNIPLAKYYYVFLSLVYVVTVLGNSFIMCIIYLARRLHTAKYIAVFHLAFSDLCGSSALIPKIIDVFLFEHQEILYEACLANMFFVLHFMNLQSLTLIVLAYDRLVAICFPLRYHAIVTKPAMFLIIGVMWSFSVTFFSVLANLVNRISFCRSNVIDTYYCDFAPIYRLACNDNFVHIVMGKLCFGLLICIPPILIFISYFCIALALLKIAHGVDRIKAIKTCTSHLILVAIFYLPILSNNIASATTPIHPNTRIINNSLTQIIPPMLNPIIYTLKTEEVMQSIKELYKRSQVNTIGEKSMKFNVKNFK